A region from the Malus domestica chromosome 07, GDT2T_hap1 genome encodes:
- the LOC139187409 gene encoding putative receptor-like protein kinase At3g47110: protein MDLSSNNLSGVIPSSVGDLLDLTSLSLADNNCEGPIPSSFGKLKGLIRLDLSKNSLSEAIPKSLEALLNLKYLNFSFNQLRGEIPEGGPFKNFSALSFVSNKALCGAARLHVPPCKNNTLQPNSRKASSFNLKYIIPAIIIATIFLVAFVSIFILHRKRKVEVATEATVLPQHLWRRVSRLELLRATNGFNDSNLLGSGGFGSVFKGTLSDGMDVAVKIFDLQLEGAFKSFERECETLSNIRHRNLIKIISCCSQLDFKALVLNYMANGSLENWLYSQNSSFNILKRLNIMVDVALALEYLHHGYSVPIVHCDLKPSNILLDEDMVAHVADFGIAKLLGFGDSMTRTMTLATVGYMAPEYGMDGIVSTQGDVYSFGIVVMETFTKMKPTNEMFVEEMNLKQWVANSLSSEAIAEVVDATLLATQEEDHDYVSKIDCLSSIMRFALACSVEPPDERINMQEAVAMLKKIKMKFLKDAARSAQLNRPLVHAL, encoded by the exons ATGGATCTATCAAGCAACAATTTATCTGGTGTTATACCAAGCAGCGTTGGGGATCTTCTGGATTTAACTAGTCTCTCCTTGGCGGATAATAATTGTGAAGGCCCTATTCCCAGTTCATTCGGCAAATTGAAGGGCCTGATACGGTTGGATTTATCCAAGAACAGTTTGTCTGAAGCAATTCCAAAGTCGCTAGAAGCACTCTTGAATCTGAAGTACCTGAATTTTTCTTTCAACCAACTCCGAGGTGAAATTCCAGAAGGCGGACCTTTCAAAAACTTCTCTGCTCTATCATTTGTCTCGAATAAGGCGTTGTGTGGTGCAGCTCGACTCCACGTCCCACCATGCAAAAACAATACACTTCAACCAAATTCAAGGAAGGCTAGTTCATTCAACTTGAAATATATTATTCCAGCAATAATCATAGCAACAATATTCCTAGTAGCCTTTGTGTCAATATTTATACTGCACAGGAAAAGGAAAGTTGAAGTTGCAACAGAGGCTACCGTGTTACCTCAACATCTTTGGAGAAGAGTTTCACGCCTGGAACTTCTACGGGCAACAAATGGATTTAACGATAGCAACTTACTTGGAAGTGGAGGTTTTGGCTCAGTATTTAAAGGGACACTCTCAGATGGGATGGATGTTGCGGTAAAAATTTTCGATTTGCAGCTAGAAGGGGCTTTCAAGAGTTTTGAGAGGGAATGTGAAACGCTAAGTAATATTCGGCACCGAAATCTTATCAAAATCATTAGCTGTTGCAGCCAATTGGATTTCAAAGCCTTGGTACTCAACTACATGGCTAATGGGAGCCTTGAGAATTGGTTGTATTCTCAAAACTCTTCTTTTAATATCCTAAAGAGGTTAAATATAATGGTAGATGTTGCATTGGCATTGGAATACCTACACCATGGCTATTCAGTGCCAATTGTCCATTGTGATTTGAAGCCAAGCAATATCCTACTAGATGAGGATATGGTTGCACATGTTGCGGATTTTGGCATTGCAAAACTCTTGGGTTTCGGGGATTCCATGACACGAACCATGACCCTAGCCACAGTTGGGTATATGGCTCCAG AGTACGGGATGGATGGAATTGTTTCGACGCAAGGGGATGTGTACAGTTTTGGTATTGTAGTCATGGAAACATTCACAAAAATGAAGCCTACGAATGAAATGTTTGTTGAGGAAATGAATCTAAAGCAATGGGTTGCAAATTCACTATCATCAGAAGCAATAGCTGAAGTTGTGGATGCCACTCTACTTGCGACACAAGAGGAAGATCATGATTATGTGTCTAAGATAGATTGCTTATCGTCTATTATGCGATTTGCTCTTGCTTGCTCTGTAGAACCACCGGACGAGAGGATAAACATGCAAGAAGCCGTAGCCATGCTCAAAAAAATCaagatgaagtttttgaaggatgCTGCAAGAAGTGCGCAGTTAAACCGTCCTCTTGTTCATGCACTTTGA
- the LOC103420892 gene encoding receptor-like protein kinase has translation MARTRFLLSTTLLLLLFQYCCVYIPILITGSVAAQTNISTDQSALLALKSHITIDPQNILTTNWSTSDSDICNWVGVTCGARHLRVTTLNLSYMGLTGTIPSHLGNLSFLVQLEFRNNSFGGTLPPELSNLRRLKLISFEFNDFEGTIPSWFGLLSKLQTFNLYGNQFSGSIPNAIFNLSALQVLNLRSNQLSGTIPREIERLTVLQEILLGNNNFKGSIAREIGNLTMLKRIYLDFNMFEEIPNLIGSKDGMEWLYVQANAVTAPIPLAVFNMSSLTILALNGNNLSGSFPDNICQHLPSIQVLNLAHNQFDGPLPHKLWQCKELLSLVLAYNNFSGSIPRSIGNLTQLARLGFGNNTLTGTIPYEVGNLQSLQYLSLDFNNLNGPIPSTIFNMSKMMVLSLVGNQLSGSLPADIGLGIPNMQSIYLALNKLNGVIPNFNSNGSKLIHLSMSDNSFSGFIPNKLCALTNLGVLSLYRNNLTVDTSTPEVNILSCFGNLRNLRVFILGRNPLNTHLPISSWNISRSLQQLTLDHCNLKGSIPIEIGNFSSLISLNLVSNQLSGLIPTSIGRLGSLQGLYLVDNIFPMNFVN, from the exons ATGGCGAGAACCCGTTTCCTCTTGTCGACAACTTTGTTGTTGCTGCTATTCCAATACTGTTGTGTATACATACCTATCTTAATAACGGGTTCCGTAGCAGCACAAACCAACATCAGCACAGATCAGTCTGCTCTTCTTGCCCTCAAATCCCATATCACCATTGATCCTCAAAACATCTTGACCACCAACTGGTCTACCTCCGATTCCGACATTTGCAACTGGGTTGGCGTTACTTGCGGTGCACGCCACCTTAGAGTGACAACCTTGAATCTCTCCTACATGGGTCTCACTGGCACCATCCCTTCCCACCTAGGCAACCTCTCTTTTCTTGTTCAATTGGAATTCAGAAACAACAGTTTTGGTGGTACCTTGCCCCCGGAATTGTCTAATCTACGCAGGCTGAAGTTGATTAGCTTTGAATTCaatgactttgaaggaaccattcCATCATGGTTCGGGTTGTTATCTAAACTTCAAACCTTCAATTTGTACGGTAATCAATTTTCAGGTTCCATACCAAACGCCATCTTCAACTTATCTGCACTTCAAGTACTTAATCTAAGAAGCAACCAGCTATCCG GTACCATACCAAGAGAAATCGAGAGGTTAACAGTGTTGCAAGAGATATTACTTGGAAATAACAATTTCAAAG GTAGCATAGCAAGAGAAATTGGGAACTTAACCATGCTCAAGAGGATATACCTTGATTTTAACATGTTCGAAG aaATTCCAAACTTGATTGGTAGTAAAGATGGGATGGAGTGGTTGTATGTGCAAGCTAATGCCGTAACAGCCCCTATTCCTTTGGCTGTCTTCAACATGTCCTCTTTGACAATTTTGGCTCTAAATGGAAACAACTTAAGTGGTAGTTTTCCAGACAATATATGCCAACATCTTCCAAGTATTCAGGTGTTAAATTTGGCTCACAACCAGTTTGATGGTCCACTTCCACACAAGTTATGGCAGTGCAAAGAGCTCCTTAGTTTGGTATTGGCCTATAATAATTTCAGTGGAAGCATACCAAGAAGTATTGGAAACTTGACCCAGTTAGCACGGCTTGGTTTTGGCAACAACACCTTAACAG GTACTATACCATATGAAGTTGGCAATCTTCAAAGTCTACAGTATTTGTCACTTGATTTTAACAATCTCAACGGCCCCATTCCATCCACAATCTTCAATATGTCAAAGATGATGGTACTTTCACTTGTTGGTAATCAACTCTCGGGTAGCCTCCCAGCAGACATAGGCCTTGGAATTCCGAACATGCAAAGTATATATTTAGCACTGAATAAACTCAACGGAGTAATTCCCAACTTTAACTCCAATGGTTCTAAGCTCATTCACTTAAGCATGTCCGACAACTCATTTTCCGGgtttattcctaacaagttatGTGCCTTAACAAACCTTGGGGTTCTTAGCTTATACCGAAATAATTTAACGGTTGACACTTCAACTCCAGAAGTAAACATCCTTTCTTGTTTCGGTAATCTTAGAAATCTTAGGGTATTCATCCTGGGACGTAATCCGTTAAACACTCATCTTCCTATTTCTTCCTGGAATATCTCTAGGTCGTTACAACAACTTACTTTAGACCATTGCAATTTGAAGGGTAGCATTCCCATTGAAATTGGCAACTTTAGCAGCCTGATATCCTTAAACCTGGTATCCAATCAATTGAGCGGATTAATTCCAACTTCTATAGGAAGACTAGGGAGTCTCCAGGGTTTGTATTTGGTTGATAACATATTCCCGATGAACTTTGTCAACTAA